A window of the Pseudomonas gozinkensis genome harbors these coding sequences:
- a CDS encoding DUF3455 domain-containing protein, translating into MNITQLIGLTGLLAVASTSFAQSSYPDAIKVPDGHKIAMETTGVGEITYECRDKANVAGQTEWVFVGPKAVLNDRSGKQVGTYFGPPATWQAQDGSKVTGTQLAVAPSSPGNLPYQLVKANPAEGKGAMSGVSYIQRVALKGGVAPGSECTAANKGKQEVVKYQADYIFWAAN; encoded by the coding sequence ATGAACATCACACAACTGATCGGCCTCACCGGTTTGCTCGCCGTCGCTTCGACAAGTTTTGCCCAAAGCAGTTATCCCGACGCGATCAAGGTGCCGGACGGCCACAAGATCGCGATGGAAACCACCGGGGTCGGCGAGATCACCTACGAATGCCGGGACAAGGCCAATGTCGCCGGCCAGACCGAGTGGGTGTTCGTCGGCCCGAAAGCGGTGCTCAATGATCGCAGCGGCAAACAGGTCGGCACCTACTTCGGCCCGCCCGCCACCTGGCAAGCGCAGGACGGCTCGAAAGTCACCGGCACGCAACTGGCCGTTGCGCCATCGAGCCCGGGCAACCTGCCCTATCAACTGGTCAAGGCCAATCCCGCTGAGGGCAAAGGCGCCATGAGCGGCGTGAGCTACATCCAGCGTGTCGCGCTCAAGGGCGGCGTGGCGCCGGGCAGCGAATGCACGGCGGCGAACAAGGGTAAACAGGAAGTGGTGAAGTACCAGGCCGACTACATTTTCTGGGCGGCGAACTGA
- a CDS encoding FAD-dependent oxidoreductase: protein MNRSDVLIIGAGPTGLVLALWLSKLGVRVRIIDKSSAPGTTSRALAVQARTLELYRQLDLADAVVRNGHRVAAANFWVKGKPVAQLPLNRIGEGLTPYAFLEMYPQDEHERLLIDRLEDYDVTVERNTTLESFTENGDGLTAHLRLPDGEQEICQACYLAGCDGARSVVRKTLDTGFPGGTYQQIFYVADVQASGPALNGELHLDLDEADFLAVFPLAGEGRARLIGTVRDERADRAETLEFSDVSNRAIEHLNVHIEDVNWFSTYRVHHRVADHFRKGRAFLLGDAAHVHSPAGGQGMNTGIGDAINLAWKLAAVLGGAATPGLLDSYETERIAFARRLVSTTDKVFSFVTAEGRMADLLRTRLAPFLIPKMASFETSREFLFRTVSQITVNYRGMVLSEGVAGHVHGGDRLPWAHDGEGDNYEPLRHPCWQVHVYGDTSDEMIAWCNEHHLPLHVFDWRPAFETAGLGRNGFYLLRPDTYVAIADNSADPKVIERYFRDHGIRPFFT from the coding sequence ATGAACCGCAGTGATGTTCTGATCATCGGCGCAGGCCCCACCGGACTGGTGCTGGCCCTGTGGCTGAGCAAACTGGGCGTGCGCGTGCGCATTATCGACAAGAGCTCCGCCCCCGGCACCACTTCACGGGCGCTGGCGGTGCAGGCGCGCACCCTTGAGCTGTACCGGCAACTGGATCTGGCCGATGCGGTGGTGCGCAACGGCCACCGGGTGGCGGCGGCGAATTTCTGGGTCAAGGGCAAACCCGTGGCGCAGTTGCCGCTGAACCGGATCGGCGAAGGCCTGACGCCCTATGCCTTTCTGGAAATGTATCCGCAGGACGAACACGAGCGACTGTTGATCGACCGCCTCGAAGACTACGACGTGACCGTCGAGCGCAACACGACGCTGGAGAGTTTCACGGAAAACGGCGACGGCCTCACCGCGCATTTGCGCCTGCCGGATGGCGAGCAGGAAATCTGTCAGGCCTGCTATCTGGCCGGATGCGACGGCGCCCGTTCGGTCGTGCGCAAAACCCTCGACACCGGTTTTCCCGGTGGCACTTATCAGCAGATTTTTTATGTCGCGGATGTGCAGGCCAGCGGCCCGGCGCTCAACGGCGAGTTGCATCTGGATCTGGATGAAGCGGACTTCCTCGCTGTTTTCCCGCTGGCCGGCGAAGGCCGTGCGCGGCTGATCGGCACGGTGCGTGACGAACGCGCTGATCGCGCCGAAACCCTGGAATTTTCCGATGTCAGCAATCGCGCCATCGAACATCTGAACGTGCACATCGAGGACGTCAACTGGTTCTCCACCTACCGCGTGCATCACCGGGTGGCGGATCACTTTCGCAAGGGTCGGGCATTTCTGCTCGGCGATGCGGCACACGTACACAGCCCGGCGGGCGGTCAGGGCATGAACACCGGGATCGGCGATGCAATCAACCTGGCGTGGAAACTCGCGGCGGTGCTCGGCGGCGCTGCCACGCCCGGGTTGCTCGACAGCTACGAAACCGAACGCATCGCCTTCGCCCGGCGACTGGTGTCGACCACCGACAAGGTCTTCAGCTTCGTCACCGCCGAAGGTCGTATGGCCGACCTGCTGCGCACGCGGCTGGCACCGTTCCTGATTCCGAAAATGGCGTCATTCGAGACCAGTCGCGAATTCCTGTTTCGCACTGTCTCGCAAATCACCGTCAACTATCGGGGCATGGTGTTGAGTGAAGGCGTGGCCGGGCACGTCCACGGCGGCGACCGCTTGCCGTGGGCCCATGATGGTGAGGGCGATAATTACGAACCGTTGCGCCATCCGTGCTGGCAGGTGCATGTGTATGGCGACACCAGCGACGAGATGATCGCCTGGTGCAACGAACACCACTTGCCGCTGCACGTGTTCGACTGGCGTCCGGCGTTTGAAACGGCGGGGCTGGGGCGCAACGGTTTTTACCTGCTGCGCCCGGATACCTACGTGGCGATTGCCGACAACAGCGCGGATCCGAAGGTGATCGAACGGTATTTCCGTGATCACGGGATCCGGCCGTTTTTCACCTGA
- a CDS encoding ABC transporter permease, giving the protein MFTLSPLGRRRIAQFKANRRGRWSLWLFIGLCLICLGGELIANDKPLVIRYHNAFYFPILSDYQETDFGGELPFQPDYASSYVHKLIEDQGGWMLFPPIPFSYDTVNYDLTEPAPSPPSSSNWLGTDDQARDVLARVIFGTRISILFALILTAVSALVGIVAGALQGYYGGWVDLLGQRVLEIWSGLPVLYLLIILSGFVSPSFWWLLGIMALFSWLALVDVVRAEFLRGRSLEYVKAARALGLTDSELMRRHILPNAMTSTLTYLPFILTGAIATLTALDFLGFGMPAGTASLGELIGQAKRNLQAPWLGLTAFFALALILSLLVFIGEACRDAFDPRS; this is encoded by the coding sequence ATGTTCACACTCTCCCCTCTGGGCCGGCGGCGCATCGCGCAATTCAAGGCCAACCGTCGCGGGCGCTGGTCGCTGTGGCTGTTCATCGGGCTGTGCCTGATCTGCCTCGGCGGCGAATTGATCGCCAACGACAAGCCACTGGTGATCCGCTACCACAACGCTTTCTACTTCCCGATCCTCAGCGATTATCAGGAAACCGATTTCGGCGGCGAGCTGCCGTTCCAGCCGGATTACGCCAGCAGTTACGTACACAAACTGATCGAGGATCAGGGCGGCTGGATGCTGTTCCCGCCGATCCCGTTCAGCTACGACACGGTCAATTACGACCTCACCGAACCGGCGCCGAGCCCGCCGTCCTCCAGCAACTGGCTGGGCACCGACGATCAGGCGCGGGACGTGTTGGCGCGGGTGATTTTCGGCACGCGGATTTCGATTCTGTTTGCGCTGATTCTCACCGCCGTCAGTGCGCTGGTCGGCATCGTCGCCGGGGCGTTGCAGGGTTATTACGGCGGCTGGGTCGACTTGCTCGGGCAACGGGTGCTGGAGATCTGGTCAGGGCTGCCGGTGCTGTACCTGCTGATCATTTTGTCCGGGTTCGTCTCGCCGAGTTTCTGGTGGCTGCTGGGGATCATGGCGCTGTTTTCCTGGCTGGCACTGGTGGACGTGGTGCGCGCCGAGTTCCTGCGCGGCCGCAGCCTGGAATACGTCAAGGCTGCACGAGCCCTGGGCCTGACGGACAGCGAGCTGATGCGCCGGCACATTCTGCCCAACGCCATGACCTCCACCCTCACCTACCTGCCGTTCATTCTGACCGGCGCCATCGCCACCCTCACCGCGCTGGATTTTCTCGGCTTCGGCATGCCCGCCGGCACCGCGTCGCTGGGTGAACTGATCGGACAGGCCAAGCGCAATCTGCAAGCGCCGTGGCTGGGGCTGACGGCGTTTTTTGCCCTGGCGCTGATTCTGTCCCTGCTGGTGTTTATCGGCGAAGCCTGCCGTGACGCGTTCGATCCGCGATCCTGA
- a CDS encoding DUF1615 domain-containing protein, which produces MHTPRLFVSLAALLVLAGCAGQRSEEPAPRPPAEVKAQIVRLLPAKTADRQGWATDIYAAFAAQGISPTTQNLCSVLAVAEQESTFQVDPPVPGLGKIARDEIDRRAAKVHIPSLLVSGALQVRSPNGKTYSERLSAARSEKELSAIFDDFIGSVPMGRTLFSGFNPVHTGGPMQVSIEFAERHAKDYPYPVDGTIRREVFSRRGGMYFGIAHLLGYPVSYREPLYRFADFNAGWYASRNAAFQNAVSRASGIPLALDGDLIRPGAIMPGSTELAVRALGKSLGMRNPVIRDQLEKGDSLAFEETKLYQRVFELAERAEGKSLPRAVLPGIVLQSPKITRKLTTAWFAKRVDERYRRCMAKG; this is translated from the coding sequence ATGCACACCCCTCGATTATTCGTCAGCCTCGCCGCGCTGCTGGTGCTGGCCGGTTGCGCCGGTCAACGCAGCGAAGAACCTGCGCCGCGCCCGCCCGCCGAGGTCAAGGCGCAGATCGTGCGCCTGCTGCCGGCCAAAACCGCCGACCGCCAGGGCTGGGCCACCGACATCTATGCCGCGTTCGCCGCCCAGGGCATCAGCCCGACCACGCAAAACCTGTGTTCGGTGCTGGCCGTCGCCGAGCAGGAGTCCACTTTCCAGGTCGATCCGCCGGTGCCCGGCCTGGGCAAGATCGCCCGTGACGAAATCGACCGCCGCGCCGCCAAGGTGCATATCCCGAGCCTGTTGGTCAGCGGCGCCTTGCAGGTGCGCTCGCCCAACGGCAAGACCTACAGCGAACGCCTGAGCGCCGCCCGCAGCGAAAAGGAATTGAGCGCGATTTTCGACGACTTCATCGGCTCGGTGCCGATGGGCCGCACGTTGTTCAGCGGTTTCAACCCGGTGCATACCGGCGGGCCGATGCAGGTCAGCATCGAATTCGCCGAGCGGCACGCCAAGGACTATCCGTACCCGGTGGACGGGACGATTCGCCGCGAGGTGTTCAGCCGTCGGGGCGGGATGTATTTCGGTATCGCCCATTTGCTGGGTTATCCGGTGAGTTATCGTGAGCCGCTGTACCGCTTCGCCGACTTCAATGCGGGCTGGTACGCCAGTCGCAACGCGGCGTTTCAGAACGCGGTCAGCCGCGCTTCGGGCATTCCGCTGGCGCTGGATGGCGACTTGATCCGCCCGGGCGCGATCATGCCGGGCAGTACCGAACTGGCGGTGCGCGCCCTCGGCAAATCGCTGGGCATGCGCAATCCGGTGATCCGCGATCAACTGGAGAAGGGCGATAGCCTGGCTTTCGAGGAGACCAAGCTGTATCAACGGGTCTTCGAGCTGGCGGAGCGTGCGGAAGGCAAGTCACTGCCCCGCGCGGTGTTGCCGGGCATCGTGCTGCAGAGCCCGAAGATCACCCGCAAACTGACCACGGCGTGGTTTGCCAAACGGGTCGACGAGCGCTATCGGCGCTGCATGGCCAAGGGCTGA
- a CDS encoding microcin C ABC transporter permease YejB, whose product MWRYLSRRLLLIIPTLLCILVVNFVIVQAAPGGPVEQAIARLQGFGGHSMGGASEVTAIGGAGRSSRGLDPALIEEIKHHYGFDKPMHERLWLMLKNYAQLDLGSSFFRGAKVTDLIVQKLPVSLSLGLWATLITYLISIPLGIRKAIKNGSAFDVWSSTAIIVGYAMPAFLFAILLIVVFAGGSYVNWFPVQGLVSDNFDSLSLLGKLGDYLWHLVLPVTALVIGGFATLTILTKNSFLNEISRQYVITARAKGLTERRVLYGHVFRNAMLLVVAGVPSALIEVFFAGSLLIETIFNLDGLGRMSYEAAVSRDYPVVFGTLFLFTLFGLLIKLIGDLCYTLLDPRIDFSARTA is encoded by the coding sequence ATGTGGCGTTATCTGAGTCGACGTCTGTTGCTGATCATCCCGACGCTGCTGTGCATTCTGGTGGTCAACTTCGTCATCGTGCAGGCCGCGCCCGGCGGCCCGGTGGAACAGGCCATCGCCCGCCTGCAAGGCTTCGGCGGGCACAGCATGGGCGGCGCCAGCGAGGTCACCGCGATCGGCGGTGCCGGGCGCAGCAGCCGTGGCCTGGACCCGGCGCTGATCGAAGAGATCAAGCACCACTACGGCTTCGACAAGCCGATGCACGAACGCCTGTGGCTGATGCTCAAGAACTATGCGCAACTGGACCTGGGCAGCAGTTTCTTTCGCGGTGCGAAGGTCACCGATCTGATCGTACAGAAGCTGCCGGTGTCGCTGTCCCTCGGCCTGTGGGCGACCTTGATCACCTACCTGATCTCGATCCCGCTGGGCATTCGCAAGGCGATCAAAAACGGCAGCGCATTCGATGTGTGGAGCAGCACGGCGATCATTGTCGGTTACGCGATGCCGGCGTTTCTGTTCGCGATCCTGTTGATCGTAGTGTTCGCCGGGGGCAGCTACGTCAACTGGTTTCCGGTACAGGGGCTGGTCTCGGACAACTTCGACAGCCTGAGCCTGTTGGGCAAGCTCGGCGACTACCTCTGGCACCTGGTGCTGCCGGTGACCGCGCTGGTGATCGGCGGTTTTGCGACGCTGACGATCCTGACCAAAAACAGCTTCCTCAACGAGATCAGCCGTCAATACGTGATCACCGCGCGCGCCAAGGGCCTGACCGAAAGACGCGTGCTCTACGGCCATGTGTTTCGCAACGCGATGCTGCTGGTGGTGGCCGGTGTGCCGTCGGCATTGATCGAGGTGTTTTTCGCCGGCTCCCTGCTGATCGAAACCATCTTCAACCTCGACGGCCTCGGGCGCATGAGCTACGAAGCGGCGGTGTCGCGGGACTACCCGGTGGTGTTCGGCACGCTGTTTCTGTTCACCCTGTTCGGCCTGTTGATCAAGCTGATCGGCGACCTCTGCTACACCCTGCTCGACCCGCGCATCGACTTCTCGGCGAGGACTGCCTGA
- a CDS encoding ABC transporter ATP-binding protein, whose product MTDNLIEIRDLRVAFAGHEVVHGVNLDIRRGECLALVGESGSGKSVTAHSILRLLPGKTVSNTGSIRYNGVDLLHASEQQMRSLRGNRIAMIFQEPMTSLNPLHTVEKQISEVLEIHKGLKGRAARQRTLDLLELVGIRQPLQRLKAYPHQLSGGQRQRVMIAMALANEPELLIADEPTTALDVTVQQKILELLIELQQRLGMSLLLISHDLNLVRRIAQRVCVMRHGEIVEQADCETLFRNPQHPYSRLLIEAEPSGAPVPSRYDHNLLEVDDLKVWFPLPKALFSRTQEYIKAVDGVSFRLQRGKTLGIVGESGSGKSTLGQAILRLVESEGDIRFGNKQLSLLNQRLMRPLRRQIQVVFQDPFGSLSPRMSVQQIIAEGLLTHGIGTAEEREAAVIRVLEEVGLDPQSRHRYPHEFSGGQRQRISIARALVLEPALILLDEPTSALDRTVQKQVVELLRQLQIRHGLTYLFISHDLAVVHALAHDLMVIKDGKVVEQGASRQIFAAPQHAYTQELLKASGLKPDKDPCGSELARECGVSAT is encoded by the coding sequence ATGACCGATAACCTGATTGAAATCCGCGACCTGCGCGTCGCCTTCGCCGGGCATGAAGTGGTGCACGGCGTGAACCTCGACATCCGCCGTGGCGAGTGCCTGGCACTGGTCGGCGAGTCCGGCTCGGGCAAGTCGGTGACGGCGCACTCGATCCTGCGCTTGCTGCCAGGCAAAACTGTCAGCAACACGGGCAGCATCCGCTACAACGGCGTGGATTTGCTGCACGCCAGCGAGCAGCAGATGCGCAGCTTGCGCGGCAACCGCATCGCGATGATTTTCCAGGAGCCGATGACCTCGCTGAACCCGCTGCACACGGTGGAAAAACAGATCAGCGAAGTGCTGGAGATCCACAAGGGACTCAAGGGCCGCGCCGCGCGCCAGCGCACGCTCGATCTGCTGGAGCTGGTGGGCATTCGCCAACCGTTGCAGCGCTTGAAGGCCTATCCGCACCAGCTCTCCGGCGGCCAGCGGCAACGAGTGATGATCGCCATGGCGCTGGCCAACGAGCCGGAATTGCTGATTGCGGATGAGCCGACTACAGCGCTGGACGTGACCGTGCAGCAGAAGATTCTCGAGCTGCTGATCGAGTTGCAGCAACGCCTCGGCATGTCGCTGCTGTTGATCAGTCATGACCTCAATCTGGTGCGGCGCATCGCCCAACGGGTGTGCGTGATGCGCCACGGAGAGATCGTCGAACAAGCCGATTGCGAAACGCTGTTCCGCAACCCGCAGCATCCTTACAGCCGCCTGCTGATCGAGGCGGAACCGTCGGGCGCGCCGGTGCCGAGTCGCTACGATCACAACCTGCTGGAAGTGGACGATCTGAAAGTCTGGTTCCCGCTGCCCAAGGCGTTGTTCAGCCGCACCCAGGAATACATCAAGGCCGTGGACGGCGTGAGTTTCCGGCTGCAACGGGGCAAGACCCTGGGGATTGTCGGCGAGTCTGGGTCGGGCAAGTCGACGCTGGGCCAGGCGATTCTGCGGCTGGTGGAATCCGAGGGCGACATTCGCTTCGGCAACAAGCAATTGAGCTTGCTCAATCAGCGTTTGATGCGTCCGTTGCGCCGGCAGATCCAGGTGGTATTCCAGGACCCGTTCGGCAGCCTCAGCCCACGGATGTCGGTGCAGCAGATCATCGCCGAAGGCCTGCTTACACACGGCATCGGCACGGCCGAGGAACGTGAGGCAGCGGTGATCCGCGTGCTGGAGGAAGTCGGCCTCGATCCGCAGAGCCGCCATCGTTATCCCCACGAATTCTCCGGCGGCCAGCGCCAGCGCATTTCCATCGCCCGGGCGCTGGTGCTGGAACCGGCGCTGATTCTGCTCGACGAACCGACCTCCGCGCTGGATCGCACAGTGCAGAAACAGGTGGTGGAATTGCTGCGGCAGTTGCAGATCCGCCATGGGCTGACGTACCTGTTCATCAGCCATGACCTGGCGGTGGTGCACGCGCTGGCGCACGACTTGATGGTGATCAAGGACGGCAAGGTGGTGGAACAGGGAGCGTCGCGCCAGATTTTTGCGGCGCCGCAGCATGCGTATACCCAGGAACTCCTGAAAGCCTCCGGCCTGAAGCCTGACAAAGATCCCTGTGGGAGCGAGCTTGCTCGCGAATGCGGGGTGTCAGCCACATAA
- a CDS encoding sigma-70 family RNA polymerase sigma factor, with product MPLPETAFDYEARLAACARGERGALRELYVQESPRLLGVARRLVRDTALAEDIVHDAFIKIWAGAAGFDPARGSARGWMFSVTRHLALNVLRNHSREIPLLEDDDALHVDDAFDAQANSARIHRCLHQLEPQRRRCILHAYVDGYSHAQIAQRLDTPLGTVKAWIKRSLNALRECMG from the coding sequence ATGCCATTGCCCGAAACCGCGTTCGATTACGAAGCCCGCCTCGCCGCCTGTGCCCGCGGCGAGCGCGGGGCCCTGCGCGAATTGTATGTGCAGGAAAGTCCGCGGCTGCTGGGTGTGGCCCGGCGTCTGGTGCGTGACACGGCGCTGGCCGAAGACATCGTTCACGACGCGTTCATCAAGATCTGGGCTGGTGCGGCGGGTTTCGATCCGGCGCGCGGTTCGGCCCGGGGCTGGATGTTCAGCGTGACCCGGCATCTGGCGCTGAATGTGTTGCGCAATCACAGTCGGGAAATACCGTTACTCGAAGACGACGACGCACTCCATGTCGATGACGCATTCGACGCACAGGCCAATTCAGCGCGCATCCACCGCTGCCTGCATCAACTGGAACCGCAACGCCGCCGCTGCATCCTTCACGCCTACGTCGACGGTTACAGCCACGCGCAGATCGCCCAACGCCTCGACACGCCGCTGGGCACCGTCAAAGCCTGGATCAAGCGCAGCCTCAATGCGTTGCGGGAGTGCATGGGATGA
- a CDS encoding extracellular solute-binding protein, translating into MSFLRNMAGLLLGSALLCNAVSALAGGSYAMTVYGEAPKYPAGFRHFDFVNPDAPKGGSLSRASMEIGQYNYITPYADQGISVVQINDWVYSPLAFRSLDEPYTVYGLVAQTMERDPGGLWVRFHLNPEARFADGTPITAEDVRYTFELLMTKGSLSYRQQYADVQDVLIEGPRQIRFTFKNNLNRTLALDLASLRPVPEHWWKTRDFANGGGFEPPLGSGPYRVSKVDAGRSIGFQRDPDWWGKDLPVSRGMYNFDSLTVNFYGDTDVARQLLQAGAFDYNREFSSSGYVVGYDSPALRDGRLQQAILAPDKPTSAQGFVFNLQNPLFKDRRVRQALSLLWDFEWTNKQMMRGFYVRQNSYWPKSEMAATALPDAGELAILEPLRGQIPDEVFSRVYRAPKTDGSGYIRDKQLQALKLLAEAGWTPKNNRLVNAAGEPFEFTFLDGQGGFDRMLLPYKRTLAQIGITLNLRRIDSAQYINRLNARDYDMIVTSFPRSGDPIVSPGRELYSLYASQSATQVGSSNSMVLADPAVDRLIDGLVQANTRDAMVRYARALDRVLQWGDYMIPNYYSKGTPTVYQNRFGRPPVQPIYSEGLDTWWEVSAKPLTNQQMSALHSLAGGQ; encoded by the coding sequence ATGAGCTTTTTGCGCAACATGGCCGGCCTGCTGCTCGGCAGCGCGCTGCTGTGCAACGCGGTATCTGCGCTCGCCGGCGGCAGCTACGCGATGACGGTGTACGGCGAGGCGCCGAAATACCCCGCCGGTTTCCGGCACTTCGATTTCGTCAATCCCGATGCCCCCAAGGGTGGCTCGCTCAGCCGCGCTTCGATGGAGATCGGTCAGTACAACTACATCACCCCGTATGCCGATCAGGGCATTTCCGTAGTGCAGATCAATGACTGGGTGTATTCGCCGCTGGCGTTCCGCTCGCTGGACGAGCCCTACACCGTCTACGGTCTGGTGGCGCAAACCATGGAGCGCGATCCCGGCGGTCTGTGGGTGCGTTTCCACCTGAATCCCGAGGCGCGTTTCGCCGACGGCACACCGATCACCGCCGAGGACGTGCGCTACACCTTCGAGCTGTTGATGACCAAGGGCAGCCTGAGTTATCGCCAGCAATACGCCGATGTGCAGGACGTGCTGATCGAAGGTCCGCGACAGATTCGCTTCACCTTCAAGAACAACCTCAACCGCACGCTGGCGCTGGATCTGGCGTCGTTGCGACCGGTGCCCGAGCACTGGTGGAAAACCCGCGACTTCGCCAACGGCGGAGGCTTCGAACCCCCGCTGGGCAGCGGCCCGTATCGAGTGAGCAAGGTCGACGCGGGGCGCAGCATCGGTTTCCAGCGCGATCCGGATTGGTGGGGCAAGGACCTGCCGGTCAGTCGCGGGATGTACAACTTCGACAGCCTGACGGTGAATTTCTACGGCGACACCGACGTCGCCCGGCAACTGCTGCAGGCCGGCGCGTTCGACTACAACCGCGAGTTTTCCTCGTCCGGCTACGTGGTCGGCTACGACAGCCCGGCCCTGCGTGACGGTCGCCTGCAACAGGCGATTCTCGCCCCGGACAAACCGACCAGCGCCCAGGGTTTTGTGTTCAACCTGCAGAACCCGTTGTTCAAGGATCGCCGCGTGCGTCAGGCGCTGAGCCTGTTGTGGGATTTCGAGTGGACCAACAAGCAGATGATGCGCGGCTTCTACGTGCGCCAGAACAGCTACTGGCCGAAGAGTGAAATGGCCGCCACCGCCCTGCCCGATGCAGGGGAACTGGCGATCCTCGAACCGCTGCGCGGACAGATTCCGGACGAGGTTTTCAGCCGGGTCTATCGGGCGCCGAAAACCGATGGCAGCGGCTACATCCGCGACAAGCAGTTGCAGGCCCTGAAGCTGCTGGCCGAAGCCGGATGGACGCCGAAAAACAATCGGCTGGTGAACGCCGCCGGCGAGCCATTCGAGTTCACCTTCCTCGACGGCCAGGGTGGTTTCGACCGCATGCTGCTGCCCTACAAACGCACCCTGGCGCAGATCGGCATCACCCTGAATCTGCGGCGTATCGATTCGGCGCAGTACATCAACCGGCTCAACGCCCGGGACTACGACATGATCGTCACCAGTTTCCCCCGCAGCGGCGATCCGATCGTCTCGCCGGGCCGCGAGTTGTACAGCCTGTATGCCTCACAGAGCGCCACACAAGTCGGCAGCTCCAATTCGATGGTGCTGGCGGACCCTGCGGTGGACCGGCTGATCGACGGCCTGGTCCAGGCCAATACCCGCGACGCCATGGTGCGTTACGCCCGCGCCCTCGACCGGGTGCTGCAATGGGGTGACTACATGATTCCCAACTACTACTCCAAAGGCACGCCGACGGTGTATCAGAACCGCTTCGGCAGGCCGCCGGTGCAGCCGATTTACAGCGAAGGCCTCGACACCTGGTGGGAGGTCTCGGCCAAGCCGCTGACCAATCAGCAGATGAGTGCTCTGCACTCGCTCGCGGGGGGCCAATGA
- a CDS encoding anti-sigma factor, giving the protein MTTESAQERDELASEYVLGTLSAEARAEVQRRLPNEPELQAAVDAWERRLLELTDLAPAHQPSSQLWQRIERSVGQLTHKRAPEISWWNRLSLWRGLSAAGLAATLLLGSILLTQTTPKPSFLVVLVAPQDKAPGWVIQASSPREIQLIPLGVVEVPTDKALEFWTKADGWQGPVSLGLVKPGQALSIPLDKLPPLQPNQLFELTLEGASGSPIGKPTGPIQAIGRAVKVL; this is encoded by the coding sequence ATGACCACCGAATCGGCGCAGGAACGCGATGAACTGGCCAGCGAATACGTGCTCGGCACCCTCTCGGCCGAAGCGCGCGCCGAGGTGCAACGGCGCTTGCCCAACGAGCCCGAGCTGCAAGCGGCGGTGGATGCCTGGGAACGGCGTCTGCTGGAACTGACCGACCTCGCCCCGGCGCATCAGCCCTCGTCGCAGTTGTGGCAGCGCATCGAACGCAGTGTCGGGCAACTCACCCACAAGAGGGCGCCAGAGATTTCCTGGTGGAACCGTCTGTCGCTGTGGCGCGGATTGAGCGCTGCCGGGTTGGCCGCGACTTTGTTGCTGGGTTCGATCCTGTTGACCCAGACCACACCGAAACCGAGCTTTCTGGTGGTGCTGGTCGCCCCACAGGACAAGGCGCCGGGCTGGGTGATCCAGGCCAGCAGTCCACGGGAGATTCAGTTGATTCCGCTGGGCGTGGTCGAGGTGCCAACCGACAAGGCGCTGGAGTTCTGGACCAAGGCCGACGGCTGGCAAGGCCCGGTGTCGCTGGGGCTGGTCAAGCCGGGGCAGGCGCTGTCGATCCCGCTGGACAAACTGCCACCGCTGCAACCGAACCAGTTGTTCGAGCTGACGCTGGAAGGCGCCAGCGGTTCGCCGATCGGCAAACCCACCGGGCCGATCCAGGCGATTGGCCGCGCGGTGAAGGTGCTTTGA